Proteins co-encoded in one Arachis hypogaea cultivar Tifrunner chromosome 11, arahy.Tifrunner.gnm2.J5K5, whole genome shotgun sequence genomic window:
- the LOC112722835 gene encoding F-box protein CPR1, protein MADLLPPEVITDILSRLPVHSLIRFRCTCKSWRSLIDSTHFILLHLRTSLSSHSHSTLVLRRDSELYQVNLGTLDRAIELNHPLMCYSNSIKVLGSCNGLLCLCNVAEDIALWNPNIRKHRLLPYLPAERRERDTTLFAARVYGFGYDSFGEDYKLVRISYFVDLHSRTFYSHVKLYSLRVDSWKSLPNMPYGLCCARTMGVFVGGALHWVVTRKLEPDQPDLIVAFDLRLESFSEVPLPETGNVNGNFEMDVSLLGGCLCMVEHRGSTRIDVWVMEEYGSVDSWCKLFSLTEHHNLRSLKSVKPLAYSGDGDRVLMEHDHKKLCWYSLKDKVVSEAKIPGMPHLIEATVYVGTLVPPTLLIKSDGGAKQKHGDDKGRRRRDDFLSQGFKLTL, encoded by the exons ATGGCGGATCTTCTTCCGCCGGAGGTCATCACCGACATACTCTCCCGGTTACCGGTCCACTCCCTAATCCGCTTCCGATGCACGTGCAAGTCATGGCGCTCCCTCATCGACAGCACTCACTTCATCCTCCTCCACCTTCGCACCTCCCTCAGCTCCCACTCCCACTCCACTCTAGTTCTCCGCCGTGACTCCGAACTCTACCAGGTCAATCTCGGAACCCTAGACAGGGCAATCGAGCTCAACCACCCGCTCATGTGCTACAGCAACAGCATCAAGGTCCTCGGTTCCTGCAACGGCCTCCTATGCCTCTGCAACGTCGCCGAAGACATCGCTCTCTGGAACCCTAACATTAGGAAGCATCGCCTCCTCCCTTACCTTCCAGCGGAGCGCCGAGAGCGTGACACCACGCTCTTTGCAGCGCGCGTCTACGGATTCGGCTACGATTCCTTCGGCGAAGATTACAAATTGGTGAGGATTTCGTATTTCGTTGACCTGCACAGTCGCACTTTCTATTCTCACGTGAAGCTTTACAGCTTGAGAGTCGATTCCTGGAAGAGCCTCCCAAACATGCCCTATGGCCTCTGTTGCGCGCGTACGATGGGGGTTTTCGTCGGTGGCGCGTTGCACTGGGTCGTGACTAGGAAACTCGAACCGGATCAGCCCGATTTGATTGTCGCCTTCGATCTGAGATTGGAGAGTTTCAGTGAAGTTCCGCTGCCGGAAACTGGAAATGTTAATGGGAACTTCGAGATGGATGTGTCGCTCTTGGGAGGGTGCCTCTGCATGGTGGAACATCGTGGGAGTACGAGGATTGATGTCTGGGTAATGGAGGAGTATGGATCGGTAGATTCTTGGTGCAAACTGTTCAGCTTGACGGAGCATCATAACTTGAGATCGTTGAAATCTGTGAAGCCATTGGCTTACTCGGGTGATGGTGACAGGGTTCTGATGGAACACGACCACAAGAAGCTATGCTGGTATAGCCTCAAAGACAAGGTGGTTAGTGAAGCTAAAATACCGGGAATGCCCCATTTGATTGAAGCGACCGTTTATGTGGGAACCCTTGTCCCACCAACGTTACTAATTAAAAGTGATGGCGGCGCTAAGCAGAAACATGGAGACGACAAGGGCAGGAGGAGAAG GGATGACTTCCTGTCACAAGGATTCAAATTGACTCtgtaa